CTCTCCTAGTGTTTAAAGTTTTGTCTTTATCAATTGACcgtgttctttatgtttaagtattatttatatattttctaattgATAGGTGTAGCACACGGGTATTTAAACATGTTATTTATATATTTCCTAACTAAATTTATAAAAGATAGCCGGCTTATAGCCTAGCGCTATCATGACGTCTAATAAACCTGTTTCTACAAATTATCTACAGAGCTGCATAAAATATTGTTTCTACAAATTATGTACAAAACTGCAtaaaatacttttattattattgttgttatcatcattattttgTGTCATATGTTATAAGTTAGTGAGCTAAGATTTATTTGCCCTCTTATTTTACTCTGTTTCggattttattattattcaattttaaaatttttattaaaaaaatcaataatATCTTATCACAAAAACCATTTTATCATATCTTAATCTTCGTTATTAACTATACTTattttatttaacccgtgtaatacacggggttctaacctagtatatatataaagAATCGCCGAATCGGCCTGCCCAGGCTGCCCTGAATATGACTTAAAGTCAATTTTAATTGATGATACGAATTATAGTGCATAAAAATCATTATAGTACATAGTCTTTTTTCTATACCTATCACTTTTTAAGTATACAAAATAGTGTTTTTAAGTATATATAGAATATCAGGAAATCATAattgagaagagaaagaaaagaaaatctattatctattatatataataaacataaaGATTTGGGCTGATGTGGCACGTTCTTAGGGCTTCTCAGGATTCATTTTGGCGGGAAAATGGATGAATGTTGGAAAAACTCGCGGATCCTTTTTTCCATGGATCCAACTTGCTCCATACCCATATGTTTGACCAGGTTATATAAATCTCCTAAAAACCTAAATCCCTCAATTGCCTCATGTTTTCCTTCACGAACCCTAATCTCGGTCACCGCTGCTGATCAAGAAAACCCTAGATGTGCATACGCATCTTCTTCATCAAATCCCCGGATCAAGCCGCTACAATCGTTTCTTCAAAGATCCAGCCACTATAATCATTCTGGTATGTATTTTTCTTTTGCTGATTCATATTCTGATTGTTAATTTGATATATATTAGATCGTTCTTTTCGATTTCAAACCACAAATCGGGGGAATTACAGGTATGATGTATCGTGCTGTATTCAAATTGATTGGATGTGATGTTAACATGTTTTTGTTTTCAGGGAACGGTTTTGGATGGACATGCCCTTATATTAATTACAGTTGTGCCATGTTAAGAACAATGATAGAGTAAAAGAGAAGGTGGGCGAAGATCAAAGTTCAACGAAGTTAATTGTGAGAAAACTTTTTTTAGGTCAAATATGAAAAATATTTATACCCATTTCATTCCAATTGTGAGAAATGTAGCTTTTGAAGCTACCGAGAAAGAGTTGCGCCAATTGTTTAGCCCTTTTGGTCAGGTAATATTTTGTAATATTCTCTTTCAACAAGTCTGCAAATAAAAAATTTCTACCTTGAAAGCTTCATATCCTGTTATACATATTAAAACTAGCATTTGTGCATGAATGATGCAAGCTCAGGTTTAAAATTCGTATTGCTATATAAATGTTTTGATTTTTCATGTTTGATTTTGTCACAATGAAGTTAGAATAATAGGCTATTTACTTGTGTTACATGTGATTTTAAACAATTTTATGCAATTACAGGTAAAGAGTTTAAGGCTTCCAACAAGGTTCGGGAAGCATAGAGGATTTGCTTTTGTCGAGTATGTAACAAAACAAGAGACGAAAAACGCCTTGCAAGCTCTATCAAACACTAATTTATATGGGCGTCATCTGGTATGCTTTTCGGGGaaatttttaatttaaattttaccTATTTATCTTCTATTATCATATTACAGAAACACAGGTTTTTAAACCGTGGACAAAGTTAAACATTACTATTTGTTAGTTTGTTACTGAATGGCTGAGTACGTAGAAGCTAGAACGAGTCATAATCCTCTCAAAAAGATCTACACTTTAAAACCAGAGGCAACGATTTCATCCCATTTGCGTATGAATGggtaaaaataggtaaaaatgtATCGGGTCAAATCACTCAAATAGCTGGAACATGTAGATGATTATATGAACCTGTGAATGTCTTACTTTACTTACAAGTACATGTTCTTTCAACTTATTATTTAGAATATTTCACTACATTGAATATTTGACTAATTATTTATTCATTTGTTGTGTATGCACCCCAACTAGAGTCCTGAAAATGGTGGTTTTGCAATTTGCAGCCACCAGTTCCGAAACCATATTTACAGGTGCCATTTTGTGCTTCATTTGTTAAGTAATTGAGTTATGATTTAATTGGACATGATATGTTTTTATGCCCTATATTCTTTTAGtttctttttaaataaattttgttCTCCTTCATTTGTTTTCCAGATTTAGGACGATATGCTACACGATTGTATGTTCGTCTATGGCTCCATGGACTCTAGCGGGGTTTAAGATCACTTGACGGTAGTACATATTGGTAATGGTCCATCTTCTAACTAAATGACTAAAGCAGTTTATTCAAATTAAGTTTTGCCAATGTTATTTTATTGAAAATATCAATAATGATATTTCATTGGAATATGCCTTTGCCTTTAGCATGGAAAGTGTTTTTGGTTTCAGTATTATATATGAACCAAGCCATGAGGGAGAAGAGGAGCCATAATGATATTTCATTGGAATATGCCTTTGCCTTTACTAAATTTTTTTagtataaatttaattttaatatattaatttgtgaaaaaaaattcgggttgaacgtGTCATATTCTGCTCAACCCGCGAATATtcgggttgtgttcgggttcatatgtatgacacgCTTTTCGGGTTCGTCTAAAATTTCCGGGTTCAGGTTGGGTGAACCcttgaacacgacccgtttaggacCCTTAGTAAAAACTGCCTTTTCTTTTTCCTCATAAGCCGTCAAGTGAATCAGATAACTATTGTTGGCCAATTGACTATCATAATTTGAGAGCTGGAAATGGCATACTAAAGATACCTAATAATGGTTATGAAAATCTCAAAGAAAGGAGAATAATTCTTTTAGCACTTCCCTGTTATGAAGCAAAGAGAAGTTGTAAACAAATATTTAAAAGTGATTAAAACAACCGATTAAGTTGGCCTTCACATGCCTCACTATGGTAAGCTTCATTTTTATTTACTACTTTgattcttattttttttaaattcatatgTTATTATCTTTAATTGTCAATATTTAGCATATATTGGAGCAAGAAGAAGTAgacatctattatctattatatataataaatgtatGTTTCCGTTGTAAATCGTAATTCCATATCAGTTAATCACTGTTGCAGTTATCCACTTTGTTCCATATCATGTTTTGATCGGTTTACACATCAACCCAATGTCAGTTTCAAGTTTTATTGAAACCGgttgacctcaaaagtcaaaatttatattttgatttttgttgaaTAGAAGAAATAACAACTTTTTTATGATATATTGGATTACATCTGCGGTTATGATCCCTCTATTAAGTTTGACACTTGAAACTCTCTTGAGCTGGCATATATACCTGTTAACGCACAATATGAGAACTATAGAGGTAAGAAAAGTCAACACTTGACTAACGGGTTAGGATTTTGTTTTCTTTCCCAGTATTATAGTATTATGAAGGAACTAGGAAAATTTGGTTAGCAAAGAAGTCTGGACAGATATATAAGCATCCGTAGGATGTTGGTGTATACAGAAATGTCACTATGGTACCACCCTTTTCTTCATTATGCAAAGGTACAATCATTTATACATGGTGCTGAGTACAATCCCAAAAACAATACCAACAACCCATAGCCATAATCCCCACCTCATACTGCAGCCAAACATTACTATTTTGCAATAAAAAATGAACCAAATGTGTTTGTTGCTCAACTCGACCTGTTACCCAACCTACCCATGCATTTTTTTTTTGTCAGGGTCATTACCACATGCCTAAGACACGTGGACTTTGCCTTTCTGAGGAACAAACTATCAGCATAGTACGTATGCCAAGctgattatttatttttatatacacacaaacacacacacacacacacactatattagttgaatagtattttttttaatttgctAAAATCATGTGTTGATAGGTTTTGAGAAGACCAAGAATTGGGATGACAAAAAACGGTTAGGTAAACCActtatttttagtatttttttttgtttaaccaTAGGTGTTTGCtgaaaaatgggccgaaatggtTAGGTTGAATAACGGGTCGAAATATGTTAGGCCATGTCATCTTGAGCCTCAGACGTAAACCACTTGTACTATTTTAGGTTGTTTGGATTAGTTGAATAACGGGTCAAACACTTACATGTTTATTGATTTTCTAAATGCTTAATGGATCAACTATGTTTATAACAAAACGATTTCGGAGGTTGTATGCCTATATAcgttaaaaatagttttttatTAACTTTCAACCTACCCGTTTAAACTATTTTCCTTTCTTAAATCTTAGGTTTTGATATTTATAATTGTTTGAGATAAAACACAACCTGAATTGACCCATTCATAACTAGATATATTTTCATTGTCAAGTGTGCTTGACAAGCGACAAAAATGAGATTTTTGATGACGAGCGTATGAATTCATTAGAAGAAGCTAAGAAACAAGCCATATCCGGCGGATTGGACAGAGTTGTTCTCAAGCAAATGGTATATTCAGAAACCCTGCATCAGTAAGAGAGACTAAAGAATCAAATCTTTCCCTCCTTACTTATGGCAAATTAAAGTAAGCTTTCAATTTACTTCCTTTTATTATATCGAATAAAAACCATTAAACACTGATTAAACGGGTCACCGCGTTTATACTTTTAAGAGCAGTGTCCCCGAAGCGATACATGCTCAATATCTTATAGGCGTAATCGTCGATTTAGTACAAGAAATCACAAGTGCAGTTACGTGTTTAAAAAACGAAGATGAAGGAGCGGAGGTGAAAGAGAGCACAAACAAGATTGAACCGTCTTTTTTTGCTGAATTTGTATCACAAGTGATGCAGCATTGAAGTTCGGTACATTCGAGTTGGGTCGCGTAGGGTCATTTTTTATTAAATGTATCCCGTGTGAGAATTGAGTTTGGTTAGGATGATAAGTAGTGGAGTTCTGTTTATCTTTAATTTCTTGATCACTCAAATGAAGCTGGTTAAATTTTTCGCATTTTTATGTCATTGAATGACACTATTTACTTAAGTTGTTATTGTTAACATCTATGAAGacattttttaatttattattgtaTTAACAATTAATCAATGTTGTGTAAAAGTTTAATGAAATACTATGTtacattttaacaaaaaaaacatgtttattaactaataaaaataaacaacCCGGGAAGCATTCCCGGGTAATAACCTAGTGAAAGATACATATAATTTTGCGTTCCATAATACAATAACAATGAATATTTTGGTAGGAAAGTTACGGGAAAATCTTGTTTCATACTCTGTCTAGTACGTATCACACATTTATTTACCTTGTATTTACCTGTCAAGTATCAAGTATACCCGTtagtgttttaaaaaaaaaaaaccatgggAATTTTCATATTGTTTACTTTCAGTACCAAGGGGACATAGATGCAACATGGGTTATGATATTTTGGGTCATGGCAACCCTATGTCATTCATGACCTTTTCACAACCACAAGCAATAGGCTTGTGAgacccccccaccccacccctgGCCATCGTATAGGTATGGTAGTGTCATGATGCATACGAGAAACCATAACCTCCTTTTAAGCCAGTTCCACACATCCACACATCCCATTAAGCAATCGTTTAATCAAAGTTTATGGCATTGttgtaataatattgtttttgCAATTACATTTAATGCATTAGTTATTTGTTAAAGTTTTAGAAAGATGGAAAAAGAAGTGTTTTTGGGTCAACCCGACCCGACCCCTTTTGACCCGTTACAAGAAAGGTTTGTTTTGACCTGTTAGTGTTTATATTTGTCTTACAGGTTATTGAGTTCTCTCTCACAAACGCTACAGAATGCGGGTGTGGATTTGACGCATGCCACCATATCCGTACAGGTTGATATTGGGAAACGAGCAAAAATAGAGGACCGACATCTGGCGCATCGGCTGCAAAGGTATAAAGCATCCTGTTTTCTTCAGGAAGAATCACTAAAGTTTAGATCTTGAAATTATTTGATTTGATATGTGCTCAGGATGATGAGTATACTCATTTTAGCAATCAAGCAGTGGGCCAGTTTCAAGATTTTAGCAAAGGGACAACTCACATCAAGCTTCAAAAATACTCAAGACATGACCCTACTTCTCGACCCCGTATTCAGCCTTTTTACGTATGTGGGGTGGGGCGGGGCGGTTATATAACTGAAAGACCAGTCAAAGTTGTATTTTTCGCGTCGGTTTTTTGTCGTTGGCATCCTGAGAGATCTGTGTTCTTCTGCTCTATAAAGAAGTGTATTACAGTTTTTGTTTGGTTGGTAGTGTGGATGTGGTCTTTAGTTTTGGTATGAATGAATCTATTGttgttaaaattatatttttgtaAGATTACGGATTtgggtttttattaaaactaataaAGTTTGTATTCGTGACTCAGTGTGGCTAATATCTCGGTTGAAAAtgatattaataaataaaaagaacAACTGTAAACACAAGGGGTGGTGGCGCAGTTGGCTAGCGCGTAGGTCTCATAGCAATCTGAGTAATCCTGAGGTCGAGAGTTCGAGCCTCTCTCACCCcaatgtttttgttttttaagcGATAGCAAGAGTAGCCACAGATCAAACTTGCCATGGTTgctacgtttttttttttttttgaaaggaaaactTCATTAAACCGACCAACCCGACAAAACGACGAGAGGCCAACAAGAACAAAAGAACTATACAAACTTACACCAATCTATCCACGAAACATCTATACATCTAGATCTATTAGAAAACCACAAATACCCAAGCGACCTAATCGAGCAAAACACCTCCTCCGCCTTAGGAATTTTACCGTTAAAAACACGATCGTTTCTAGCTTTCCAAATTAACCAACACGCGATTGAGATGTTACGTTAATGTGTGGAAGATGAACTTGTTTCAAAAGCCGCCGATCAGTTGCAATGGGTTATATGTATTGAACGATTGAGATGGGTTACAATGGTCGAATCATTGGCTCTGATATCGTGAAGAAATTCAAGAGCTTAAAATGGAGATAGGGACAACCCAAGCCCATCTTGATTCCACAATTACTTTCCTTGGGTCCTTGACAGCTTGCCTTCTTGAGACCATCCACAACTTTCTATATCCGGAGGTGTTTGTGTCATATGTGGGCATGCCCTTCCAAAGGGTTGCATTAGAGATACCTGTCCGTAGGTTGCACAAGGGCGCTGAAGGTGGGGACGATTGATTCATTGTGGGTATATTTTGGCTCCCTTTGTATTGTGGATGGTGTAAAGCCCCCAAGTCATAATCGTTGATTCACTGCTACTTACGATTTGTACATCCAAAAAACAAACATAATCTCACCAACATGCAAAAAGAACAAGCCGGCTCACTGACTCATGAGCTATATCAAGTTGAGTCATTGGCTAAGATCAGATATGCTTAAACGTGCTATATTGTCCACTCGTGCTCGATTTTTAAACACTATGAAAAAAGATAATCATAGGAATTAGTATTTACAGCTATGACTAACAATTATATTAAAATTTATAACTGTAAGTACATAATTAAATATAACTACAAACTCATATTTAAGACAAACAAATGTAAAAATAAATGAAGTTTGCACACAAACAAATATGCATGAAATCAAATCAAAATCTACAGCATAAAAGCCCATGCCTCCATCCATGATGCTTCTGTAAACGTCTGCGGTCAGCTTTCGCCATTCTTACAGGACTACTGTTCCATTCATTCTGCAATCTACACATATTACAAAAACGTTATTAGATTAACTTTATAACCAAATGCGTGCTTTAACTTAAAAAACGCGATATATTACATGGGAAAGGCAAATGATCGGGTGCTAGTCGTGCTGCTATCTGATCGAAGAGAGGTGCTTCCTACCGGTCCTGAAAGGGGACCTGCAACCGAGAAACTCGACTCTCCTTCACCACCATGGTTAACCACTAGAAAATTATCTGAACCAGCATCCTGGAGCTTAGGTACATCATGTGGCTCTATGGAAAGTTCATCAACACGTTCTAGATTCCCGATGTTATAAACACCAGTACTCGTTGCTGGCTCGGTTTTGGTTATATTCAAAACTGCAGCCTATAGTCACAGGACTcagaatatatataaaagacgTTCGCGAGCTGAACCATAAAACAGTTGGAAAATACTAACCTCAGAAGGCTGTTGATCAACGGACTCAAAGAGAGATTTGAGGGATGGCAGTGGTCGTCGGTCTTGTTGCGAGGATGAAATTACGCTTGAATTGATTTGTTCCTCATCTGGCTGTAACAAGACGCCTGGACCATTTGGAACAATAGAATCGATAACTTCTTCGTTGGTCCCATGATCATCAGACGGTTCTAGTACGGTCAAACCAGTATCAATCTTCCCATTGACTTCAGAACATACATTAGATTCCATGTAATAATCTTCCACGGTTGAAAATGTCAACGGTTCATGCTTCATCGTCTCATTATTATTCTCATCGAACACGATCCTTTCTTCACAAGGTATTCCTTCATCAACACAAATATCTTTAACATGAAAAGCACCCTCCTTGTAACAAACTAACGACTCGGGTAACTCACATTCCATGACATTTTTATCGGTGTAAACTTCTGTTTCCTTCTTGAAAAATTCTGATGACGCTAAAGAATCTATCAACTTATCGTCTTCAATATTTGAATGCTCGAGTTCTTGAGTCCATAAGTTGACCTTTTCGTTCTCTTCGTCTGATAGAAAAGGGTTTGTGTATATTTTAGGGGTCTCTTTCATGGCTTCCTTGAGATCATCTGTGTTAAACTCATTGTTAGATTCAAACCAAGTAGCGTAAACTCACACTATATGTATATAAACTATAATAATTACAGTTGCATTTTAAACGAAGTGTGAGGACTGAAAATTGAAGTTTTCCCACACCGAttcgaaagaaaaagaaaaaaagtagGATAAACATAATAACTATGCTGTCTATATATGAAACAACATATGGGGGACCTGGTTGCTCAAAGACAAACTATATATTGTCACTAGTTCTTTATAACAGTCAACAACTTACCCAAAAGCCAAATAAAATCGGATGACCATAATGTCAGCAACTTCAAAAAATCATTAGATGACCATAAAAATGAAAGAATAACAAATGAAGGTACTTAACTGTTCTACATAAGGGTGGCAATTTCCGACACGACATGAAAATAATCAGGTTTTGGGCTATGTGGCCAAAAGCGCACTTGTCGCGCACCTAAGCGTAGAAGCGCAGCGCAACGCAGCATATGCGCCTCGCCTGGATAGGCGCATACTCAGGCACTCAGGCGCACTTTAAGTCAAGTTCCGGCCAAAAATTTTTATTTCAACAAGTCCTAAACAAGTTTGGAATCAATGTAAGACAGCCTAAACAAGCCTAAAACATATCTGAAACCCCTAAAATGTAATTTTGTTACTATGTGCCTCCGCTTTTTAGCCTTTGACAACATAGGTTTTGGGTTGTCATATGTAACCCGTATAATAAACATATTGACCTTTTAGTTAAACGACCGTGTTTAGGTTGAGAAGTAGAAAAAAGAAAACAGAAAAAAGTTAAATTATCCACTAAGctcgttttaattttaatagTAATTCCACAGCATAAAACAGCTTGAAAACTTttttatatttatcaaatttgtTCCTTTGCAACCTTCTTTTTTGTCAGTTACCTTTCCCAACTAGATCTACATTCCCAATTTTTTATTAGTGTTGTTATCTAAAAAGTAAGAACAACAAGCCTTAAAGCAATAACACTCTATGCACATCCTAACAAATTAGCACTTTGTAACAACACATTAACAACAAAAAGTATAAActcatatatacacacacacatagaaAATTACATAAAACTAACCACAGTACCTGTGAACCAAATCAACCAAATTAAACTCTCATTCGTCTCAGTCACCGCTTAAAACGTGACGATCAACGCtgcaaaacacaaaaaaaaaaaaaaaaaaaaaaacagctttAGTCTTTTGTTTTGTAAATGCATATCACATAAAACAAAAATGAAGCAAACATTCAGAAACAGATCCATACTTGAGGGAGATAATAGATTCACAGAAACCTAATTACTCTAATCATCAATATAGCATGAGGTTATTAGCATTAAATACTCACACACacaacaagaaaaatacaaattaTAGAATATGATTTGATGATCATGTGTTAGATATTTCAAATGGGTCACCTGAAAACTTTTGCCAGAAAAATGAAGAGAGAAGGTGAATCTGTTTGAGACAGAGAGTTAGTTAGATGAACAGAATGTGAACAACTCATCCATCACCTGCCAATGGGATCttgtttttatatttgttttttttttttaatttacgtttattaattgtttatttgatattttattattttattttatggaTTTGTATGTAGATGTTGGACCCACCTTGCACTATCACCGGTTAGCTTTGGTTGATGACCATGGTGGTGTCTGAATAGGACAGGTTGGGCCGACATGTTCTGGTTGTTCGGTTTTCGATAAGTAGCGGTTTGATTTGGTTTAAGGAACATGGAATGGAGCTCGGGGATCCATCGGGGAGGTTGGGCCCGAACGGGAACACTGTCCCCTCCTTGTTAGGGACGAAATTTGGTTACTTGTAACGGGGATAGTCCCCGAACTCCATCTCGAAAGTTAGGCGTTGACCAAGTGTCTAAGgttttaaaaaattaaataataattaattaatgtATTTAACAAAAAAACTGAGTTAGAGAAAAACATACGATGGCCACAATCAACCGTAATAAAAAGGGTTAATTTTTTTGACAAAATAAGAATGAAATAATTGATATTAATTTACACTATATTGATCCCAAGGCATGATAACACAAAAAGAGTAATTCATAATTTTAAGTACGttatttataaataatttaattttgtcacatttTATCTTTTCACGTGTAGAAATAACTAAGTTAAATTATATAATAACCAAAAGGCCtgtaaaaaaaactaatataattattaaatagacatgttttataaaaaaaactttaaattATTATCTTGATTATACAACTTTTCTTGACATTTGGTTATAAAATTGATTAATGCGTTGGACCAATCTTGACCTTTCCCCTCCCTATACCAAGTTGCATGGTTTAATTTAGTACCATCTAAATATGTATCAATCCAACTTGAAGTCGGTAGGGTATCTTTgtcaaaagtagctggtggcggGTGGTTGGAAGCTGTTGGCTGATGGTTGAAAGCTGGTAGTtagtagctagtagctgtagttttttagatatatttgatGCTTGGCAGAGTAGccggagcttttaataaaatgtataaaatgaccaaaatggacataactaaaagtttaaaaagtttgtgcattaaaatGTTCATTATTTTTAGaagttaaaatagtcatttttacctaaaagcttgtagctccttctaaacgctactagtaggaacgttcaaccaaaagcttcaagctcctaacccaAAAGtttcaagctccttcaaccaaacaaggctttttattgagtaggagttttttttcttaaaagcttaaagctagaagctcctaaaagctccatgtCAAACATACCCGTAGTCAGTAGTGAATCCAGAAACTTTTTCCATCGAGTACTTTATGATAGATTCTCATTAATtctcacaatttttttttctaaaacataaAAGTTTGCCACTAatttttttcatctttttttcAAACCGAGGGGGCTTCCGGAAACCCCCCAAAACCCTCTGGATCTGCCCCTATACATAGTTTTAAGATATATCTATATGAGACATGACAAAACTCCAGGATATCCTTCTGCTCCGATAAGAAACGATCAAACACTACTATATAATTTCTACATAATCGCCACATAGATGGCGGACTCTTTACGACCAAGCTTCAGGGAGGAAGGGGCGTTCAAGCGTATGAAATTTAGCCTCGACCAACCAACACTTGCCATGTCAAATATGACTCAAAGTACCCATTAGCCGGTAAGCATTGGCGGCGCCTATCCATGTcataaataattttatttttttaacttaaaaaaaagttaaatgtcCCAACCAATCAAAACTCACCCACCAATCAACAATCTCCTCAAAAAAATTTCTACCCTTTCAAGGGTAAACATACTAGCTTGGAGAACTCACCTTACCTACCCTTGAGGGTGACGACGGTGTTCTGGCATTAG
The sequence above is drawn from the Helianthus annuus cultivar XRQ/B chromosome 12, HanXRQr2.0-SUNRISE, whole genome shotgun sequence genome and encodes:
- the LOC110894540 gene encoding uncharacterized protein LOC110894540, with product MKETPKIYTNPFLSDEENEKVNLWTQELEHSNIEDDKLIDSLASSEFFKKETEVYTDKNVMECELPESLVCYKEGAFHVKDICVDEGIPCEERIVFDENNNETMKHEPLTFSTVEDYYMESNVCSEVNGKIDTGLTVLEPSDDHGTNEEVIDSIVPNGPGVLLQPDEEQINSSVISSSQQDRRPLPSLKSLFESVDQQPSEAAVLNITKTEPATSTGVYNIGNLERVDELSIEPHDVPKLQDAGSDNFLVVNHGGEGESSFSVAGPLSGPVGSTSLRSDSSTTSTRSFAFPILQNEWNSSPVRMAKADRRRLQKHHGWRHGLLCCRF